Below is a window of Mucilaginibacter ginkgonis DNA.
TTTCCTAACTTCAATGGCCTTAATCCATTTTTTACCTTTTCGGCTAAGCTGGTCGGTTATCAGCAATTTGATATCACCTAATAGTTGATTTTTAAAATCGAGCAAGTCACCTACAGTTATTAACTGATCTCTAAAAATTTTTCCTTGCTCTGGGAATCTTTGCAGGGCTTTTTCCATA
It encodes the following:
- a CDS encoding helix-turn-helix domain-containing protein, encoding MEKALQRFPEQGKIFRDQLITVGDLLDFKNQLLGDIKLLITDQLSRKGKKWIKAIEVRKLLNISSGKLQYLRDNGKIPYTKLGQVTYYDADKIETLMETETIIKP